The Elaeis guineensis isolate ETL-2024a chromosome 14, EG11, whole genome shotgun sequence genome has a segment encoding these proteins:
- the LOC105057326 gene encoding uncharacterized protein — protein sequence MARSPSPEIDDELFNEVYGKEYTGPPRSTANNMSAKANTNKRPSAGTQSDEDDKSQDPNAVPTDFTSREAKVWEAKAKAIERNWKKRKEEEMICKICGESGHFTQGCPSTLGANRKSADFFERVPARDKNVRALFSEKVISQIERDIGCKIKMDEKFLIVSGKDRLILAKGVDSVHKVIQEDKGQRRSPTSSDRMRSRSPDEALRGSDLRRSESQRSHSSPRNMTRLQNRAFNKDRHVQDRVHEHPQKFFRGFSQAYANGGGKGRPSHSKSPLRLAFGGGAYRPYDGHSHSTGAHKSNNWDTERRGIDSHSECKFDFPNYQPTLEELEMEFMREVMELARVRDQEEEEENYKHRECIKEQRENYMKKLAISRGMHAKRWEEFLQLDSQKRLQAQQTAYNQQAYPDCDQASRNLQYVGSGLLLDSRSRYPYTGENYSAPRPHDAFGEMQHQRHESFRKAYGRC from the exons ATGGCAAGGAGCCCAAGCCCTGAGATAGATGATGAACTTTTTAATGAAGTTTATGGCAAGGAGTATACTGGGCCACCTCGATCAACTGCCAATAATATGTCAGCAAAGGCAAATACAAACAAGAGGCCTTCTGCTGGTACTCAGTCTGATGAGGATGATAAGTCTCAAGATCCTAATGCTGTTCCTACTGATTTTACCAGCAGAGAGGCTAAGGTATGGGAGGCTAAAGCTAAAGCGATTGAGAGGAactggaagaaaagaaaagaagaagaaatgatcTGTAAGATTTGTGGAGAATCAGGTCATTTTACCCAG GGATGTCCATCTACTCTGGGAGCGAACCGTAAATCTGCAGACTTTTTTGAAAGGGTGCCAGCAAGAGACAAGAATGTAAGAGCCCTTTTCTCTGAAAAGGTGATAAGTCAAATTGAAAGAGATATTGGTTGTAAGATAAAAATGGATGAAAAGTTTTTGATTGTCAGTGGGAAAGATAGGCTTATACTGGCTAAAGGTGTAGATTCTGTGCACAAAGTCATTCAGGAGGATAAGGGTCAAAGGAGAAGCCCTACTAGTTCAGACAGGATGCGATCCAGATCCCCTGATGAAGCTCTGAGGGGCTCTGATCTAAGACGTTCTGAATCTCAGAGGTCTCATTCTAGTCCAAGAAATATGACACGGTTGCAGAACAGGGCTTTCAACAAGGACAGACATGTTCAAGATCGTGTTCATGAACATCCACAGAAATTTTTTAGGGGTTTTTCACAAG CTTATGCTAATGGAGGAGGAAAAGGTCGTCCATCCCATTCAAAATCTCCACTACGCCTTGCTTTTGGTGGTGGTGCATATAGACCATACGATGGGCACAGTCATAGCACTGGGGCACACAAGAGTAATAACTGGGATACTGAGAGGCGTGGAATAGATTCTCATTCTGAATGCAAGTTTGACTTCCCTAATTACCAACCAACATTGGAAGAACTTGAAATGGAGTTTATGAGAGAGGTGATGGAATTGGCAAGGGTCCGTgaccaagaagaggaagaagaaaactaCAAACATCGTGAG TGCATAAAGGAACAGAGAGAAAACTATATGAAGAAGCTGGCAATCTCGAGGGGTATGCATGCAAAGCGGtgggaagaatttcttcaacttGATAGCCAGAAGCGGCTGCAAGCACAGCAGACAGCTTATAACCAACAGGCTTACCCAGATTGTGATCAGGCCTCAAGGAACTTGCAGTATGTGGGATCTGGCTTACTTTTGGATTCGAGAAGCAGATATCCATACACTGGTGAGAACTATTCAGCTCCAAGGCCTCACGATGCTTTTGGTGAGATGCAGCATCAGAGGCATGAAAGTTTCAGAAAGGCATATGGGCGATGTTAA